A single Lolium perenne isolate Kyuss_39 chromosome 6, Kyuss_2.0, whole genome shotgun sequence DNA region contains:
- the LOC127305385 gene encoding large ribosomal subunit protein eL37y, whose protein sequence is MTKGTGSFGKRRNKTHTLCIRCGRRSFHLQKSTCSSCGYPAARIRKYNWSVKAIRRKTTGTGRMRYMRHVPRRFKSNFREGTEAAPRNKGASSSGN, encoded by the exons ATG ACGAAGGGTACGGGCAGCTTCGGTAAGCGCCGGAACAAGACCCACACGCTGTGCATCCGGTGCGGCCGCCGCAGCTTCCACCTGCAGAAGAGCACCTGCTCCTCGTGCGGCTACCCCGCCGCCCGCATCCGCAAGT ACAACTGGAGTGTGAAGGCCATCAGGAGGAAGACCACCGGCACCGGGAGGATGAGGTACATGCGCCATGTGCCCAGGAGGTTCAAGAGCAACTTCAGAGAGG GAACTGAGGCCGCACCAAGGAACAAGGGAGCTTCCTCCAGCGGCAACTAG
- the LOC127305384 gene encoding nicotinamide/nicotinic acid mononucleotide adenylyltransferase: MAMEVAEVALPTEKLCVDPNRGGASRGGVVLVATGSFNPPTYMHLRMFELAKDELQQRGYSVLGGYMSPVNDAYKKKDLLPAIHRIRLCELACGSSSFVMVDPWEAMQKGYQRTLTVLSRVKNSLCKDGLADQGSLKVMLLCGSDLLESFSTPGVWIPDQVRAICKDFGVVCIRREGNDVEMLISKSETLQECRDNIIAVDEIVPNQISSSRVRECIRRCLSIKYLTCDEVIEYIREHKLYMGIEETDTIS, translated from the exons ATGGCCATGGAGGTGGCGGAAGTGGCTCTCCCCACGGAGAAGCTCTGCGTGGATCCAAATCG GGGTGGGGCAAGCCGAGGTGGAGTTGTGCTGGTAGCCACCGGGAGCTTCAACCCTCCCACCTACATGCACCTGAGAATGTTTG AGCTGGCAAAGGATGAGTTGCAGCAGCGAGGGTACTCCGTGCTGGGTGGGTACATGTCCCCGGTGAATGATGCGTATAAGAAGAAG GACCTCTTACCGGCTATTCACCGAATCCGCCTTTGCGAACTGGCGTGCGGGAGCTCATCTTTCGTGATGGTTGATCCATGGGAG GCAATGCAGAAAGGTTATCAGCGCACCTTGACTGTTCTCTCGAGGGTTAAGAACTCTCTTTGCAAGGATGGCTTAGCTGATCAAG GTAGTCTCAAGGTAATGCTCTTATGTGGTTCTGACCTGCTTGAGTCTTTCAGCACCCCAGGAGTTTGGATTCCAGATCAG GTCAGGGCCATATGCAAAGACTTTGGTGTCGTTTGTATACGCAGAGAAGGAAACGATGTTGAAATGCTAATATCCAAAAGCGAGACACTGCAAGAATGCAGG GATAACATCATTGCAGTTGATGAGATTGTGCCAAATCAGATCAGTTCATCCAGAGTAAG AGAATGTATAAGGAGATGTCTCTCAATAAAGTACCTCACTTGTGACGAAGTAATCGAGTACATTAGGGAGCACAAACTGTACATGGGAATCGAAGAGACTGATACCATATCATGA
- the LOC127305383 gene encoding uncharacterized protein — translation MWSPPPPPLPLQLRRPTLPLFPQGRRRSRRLNRIAASQEDPLTALSRVLWGRALPPSQLVLAVRHGWTAAWRLLMRQLAPSDPATGAFTRTPSRFPAVAAAPAPGARLHLYVGLPCPWAHRALLVRALLGLAPRLPLSVAVPGDDGAWSFTRDSPDALYGERRLRDVYAARRGGFEGRASVPMLWDADRREVVCNESIEIAKFLCTLPDANPNAPDLWPPELRQEIDRWYGVIYPSVNNGVYRCGFAQSQAAYDAAAAELFAALDMLEDHLSRSRYLCAAGTGMTLADVCLFTTLIRFDLVYNPLFRCSRRKLVEYPSLHAYTRDIYQMPGVAETCDMAAIADGYFGTLFPLNPGGIQPVVPASCDREALMKPHGREALLPPAPGRQQQGATASVG, via the coding sequence ATGTGGTCCCCACCGCCTCCGCCGCTCCCCCTCCAGCTCCGGCGACCGACGCTACCTCTATTTCCCCAAGGACGCCGCCGCAGCCGTCGCCTCAACCGCATCGCCGCCTCGCAGGAGGACCCCCTGACCGCCCTGTCCCGCGTCCTGTGGGGCCGCGCGCTGCCGCCGTCGCAGCTCGTCCTCGCCGTCCGCCACGGCTGGACCGCCGCGTGGCGGCTCCTCATGCGCCAGCTCGCGCCCTCCGACCCGGCCACGGGCGCCTTCACCCGCACCCCGTCCCGCTTCCCCGCCGTCGCGGCCGCCCCCGCCCCCGGCGCGCGCCTCCACCTCTACGTCGGCCTGccctgcccctgggcccaccgcgCCCTCCTCGTccgggccctcctcggcctcgcgCCCCGCCTCCCGCTCTCCGTCGCCGTCCCGGGCGACGACGGAGCGTGGTCCTTCACCCGCGACAGCCCCGACGCGCTCTACGGCGAGCGCCGGCTCCGGGACGTGTACGCCGCCCGGCGCGGCGGGTTCGAGGGCCGGGCGTCCGTGCCCATGCTCTGGGACGCCGACCGCCGCGAGGTCGTCTGCAACGAGAGCATCGAGATCGCCAAGTTCCTCTGCACGCTCCCCGACGCCAACCCCAACGCCCCCGACCTCTGGCCGCCGGAGCTGCGCCAGGAGATCGACCGCTGGTACGGCGTCATCTACCCGAGCGTCAACAACGGCGTCTACCGCTGCGGGTTCGCGCAGAGCCAGGCGGCGTACGACGCCGCCGCGGCCGAGCTCTTCGCCGCGCTCGACATGCTCGAGGACCACCTCTCCAGGTCCCGGTACCTGTGCGCCGCCGGCACCGGCATGACGCTGGCCGACGTGTGCCTCTTCACGACGCTCATCCGGTTCGACCTGGTGTACAACCCGCTGTTCCGGTGCAGCAGGAGGAAGCTGGTGGAGTACCCCAGCCTGCACGCCTACACCCGGGACATCTACCAGATGCCCGGCGTCGCCGAGACCTGCGACATGGCCGCCATTGCTGACGGCTACTTCGGGACGCTCTTCCCGCTCAACCCTGGCGGGATCCAGCCTGTCGTGCCGGCGAGCTGCGACCGGGAGGCGCTCATGAAACCTCATGGCAGGGAGGCATTGCTTCCTCCTGCTCCTGGTAGGCAGCAGCAAGGAGCAACCGCTAGTGTTGGCTAG